A DNA window from Carnobacterium funditum DSM 5970 contains the following coding sequences:
- the pstA gene encoding phosphate ABC transporter permease PstA, translated as MNAKKADKIAVGFLYGIASIIVLILFSLLAFILWRGVPQISWEFLTTPSKSFQSGGGIGIQLYNSFYLLILTMLISTPISLGAAIYLSEYAKKNIVTDFVRTIIEVLSSLPSIVVGLFGFLIFVLQWGLGFSILSGAMALTLFNLPLLTRTIEDSLRAIPSIQREAGLALGLSRWETVNLVILPAALPGILTGMILAAGRIFGEAAALIYTAGQSAPALDFTNWNPMSISSPLNVMRPAETLAVHIWKINSEGVMPDGAQVSAGASAVLIIAVLLFNLGARYLGKKLQKKITAG; from the coding sequence ATGAATGCCAAAAAAGCAGATAAAATTGCCGTCGGTTTTTTGTACGGAATAGCTTCGATTATTGTATTGATTTTGTTTAGTTTATTAGCTTTCATTCTTTGGCGTGGTGTTCCGCAAATTTCTTGGGAATTTTTAACAACACCATCTAAATCTTTTCAGTCAGGCGGCGGAATCGGCATTCAGTTATATAATTCATTTTATTTACTTATCTTAACTATGTTGATTAGTACGCCTATTTCTTTAGGAGCGGCTATTTACTTATCAGAATATGCAAAAAAAAATATAGTGACTGATTTTGTGCGAACGATTATTGAAGTTTTGAGTTCGTTACCGTCAATTGTTGTTGGGCTATTCGGTTTCTTAATATTTGTTTTACAATGGGGATTAGGTTTTTCTATTCTTTCTGGTGCGATGGCATTGACTTTATTTAATTTGCCTCTATTGACAAGAACAATTGAAGATTCACTTAGAGCAATACCATCAATACAACGTGAAGCAGGCCTGGCATTAGGGTTATCACGTTGGGAAACAGTGAATCTAGTTATCCTTCCTGCTGCACTCCCAGGTATATTGACAGGAATGATTTTAGCTGCTGGAAGAATTTTTGGGGAAGCAGCTGCTTTAATTTATACAGCAGGTCAAAGTGCACCTGCATTGGATTTTACAAATTGGAATCCAATGTCTATCTCGAGCCCTTTAAATGTAATGCGTCCAGCCGAAACATTAGCTGTGCACATTTGGAAAATAAATAGTGAAGGTGTCATGCCAGATGGGGCGCAAGTCTCAGCGGGTGCTTCAGCTGTACTAATCATTGCTGTGTTGCTTTTTAATTTAGGAGCTCGTTACTTAGGAAAGAAACTGCAGAAAAAAATTACAGCAGGATAA
- the pstC gene encoding phosphate ABC transporter permease subunit PstC — protein MEDIQKKLAEHSGKGRLEKIGKIISFLCIAFIVFVVLSILYFVASKGISTFTKDGVSLGDFLTGRVWNPGSLGEDGEPLIGALPMITGSFIVTLLSAAVATPFAVGAAIFMTEISPTVGKKILQPVIELLVGIPSVVYGFIGLSVVVPFMRNTFGGSGFGVISAAIVLFVMILPTVTSMSVDTLKAVPRYYREASLALGATRWQTIYKVVLRSATPGLLTAVVFGMARAFGEALAVQMVIGNAALMPTSLITPASTLTSILTMNMGNTVMGTLENNVLWSLALILLVMALFFNILTRWIGKKGAMN, from the coding sequence TCTGGTAAAGGCAGACTTGAGAAGATAGGGAAAATAATTAGTTTTTTGTGTATTGCATTTATTGTTTTTGTAGTCCTGTCTATTTTATATTTTGTAGCAAGTAAAGGGATTTCTACCTTTACTAAAGACGGGGTCTCATTGGGAGATTTTCTAACCGGAAGGGTTTGGAATCCTGGGAGCCTTGGAGAAGATGGGGAACCATTGATAGGGGCATTACCTATGATTACGGGTTCTTTTATTGTTACTTTATTATCCGCGGCAGTTGCTACTCCTTTTGCGGTTGGAGCGGCTATTTTTATGACTGAGATTTCACCCACTGTTGGGAAAAAAATCTTGCAGCCAGTTATTGAATTATTAGTTGGAATACCTTCTGTTGTTTATGGATTTATTGGATTATCAGTGGTTGTTCCATTTATGCGTAATACGTTTGGTGGAAGTGGATTTGGAGTGATTTCTGCAGCAATAGTGTTGTTTGTCATGATTTTACCAACAGTTACGAGTATGTCAGTTGATACATTAAAAGCAGTTCCCCGTTATTATCGGGAAGCATCATTAGCTTTGGGAGCAACCAGATGGCAAACGATTTATAAAGTTGTTTTAAGAAGCGCAACTCCAGGATTGCTGACTGCTGTCGTTTTTGGAATGGCCCGTGCTTTTGGAGAAGCTTTAGCCGTTCAAATGGTTATCGGAAATGCGGCATTAATGCCGACAAGTTTAATTACACCAGCTTCAACTTTGACAAGTATTTTAACCATGAACATGGGGAATACAGTCATGGGAACTCTTGAAAATAATGTTCTTTGGTCATTGGCTCTAATTTTATTGGTGATGGCTTTATTCTTTAATATTTTAACACGTTGGATTGGAAAGAAAGGGGCTATGAATTAA